The Engraulis encrasicolus isolate BLACKSEA-1 chromosome 22, IST_EnEncr_1.0, whole genome shotgun sequence sequence CCATGGGGTGGGCCCTCAAGAAGCAGGGAAAAGTCTCGAAAAGTTAATCTGCTCCCCCCGCAGCTGTTAGCTTTTAGGAGTCTTGAAGCGTCACCTTTGACAtggagaggggcgggggggttCTGTACTGACTATCGCAAGCTGTCACTTGAAGCGGGGTTGGGGACGCTTTCGCCAGGCTGCGGATTGTCCCCTGGACTGGACATCATTTGAAGTTAGCCAGTCAGTTTTGCTTCATTTAACCGCAGAGTGACTTTTTGTTGGCAAATCTTCAAATAATGAGTTGGATGCCTCGCAAgggcgcgcgcgcgcaagtgtgGGGACGGGGGTTTGGGagagtgtgcacgcacgcacgcacgcacacacacacacacacacacacacacacacacacacacacacacacacacacacacacacacacacacacacacacacaataaggttTTGGTGAAGTAAGTGTTTCAACAAAGTAAATAGGCCAACTACCTAACTGTAATGTGTACATTGATGATGTTATGATGTTgatgacaaaataaataaatattttgttAACTGACATGAATGGTGTTCTGTTGTATGCCAGCTTAAAGGACCATCAAAGCCAGGTAACGTTAGCCCACAGTCATGAACAATACAACCCCATTCGCCCACAGCATGAGTAAAATGGGCCTCTCAACCTAGCACGTAACACATTTGTCGCCAGCAAATGTATTTTTGATTGAGACTGCAAAATTCTCCATTTTCATCCTCATATGGGCTCTGAGTGCGGCTGGCGGCTGAATAATATGCTGTGTCATTATACCGTAGCCTTACCGCCTGCAGCTCGTGTGATGGGCGCGGGGCTACACGGCGGCTGGCCTAATTCGTTACTCTTAATAGTCTGAACAATGGACACATCTGCCTATCTGTTTTGCGCGTGTGGAAAGGGGGGCAGCTCCATTATCGCGCGGCCACTGTGTAAGTTTTCCACTCGCTGGGTTTCAGATAGGCTATGACGAGACTATTTCATTTAAAAGGAGCTTTACAACTAGAAATGCTAAACGTGAAATGTAGGTACTTGCTTGTATTGACAGTGCAGCGCATTGTGGACGTTCTTGTCTTATTCGGGCGCAGGTAGCCGACAGGTATTATAGGCTATGTGTCTTATCAGAGAGTGGGCTGGGTAAAGTCAAGTTGTTCATTTTGAATATCTCCACATGGCCCAGGAATGAACCCGGACGTATAACGGCGCATAAGCTATAGGCTAAGGGGGAGGGTCATTAATATTAATCAGATTCACGCAATTAATAGACTATCTGGAAGTGCTACACAGTGTCTCGTGATAAAATAAATGCCACTTCCTACCCCATTGTATGATGATATTATTTTGGGTGCTAACCGGATGCGTTTGTTATATTGTGTTTTCAGCCATACAGAATTGTGAGTCTATATAATCTACTTGGTGGTGAATATTTTGTGCTCGGCAACTTCCTTAACATCTGACGTCAAGAACGGTGTGTCTCcttttgtgtgttgtggggagaGGTGGGAGGAGACGCTCGAGGCGCATGCGAGTGCGCATGAACATTCAGTTGAAGCTGCAGTGGCGGAGCAATGGACTGAGGAAATCGTAACGGCATCAGGCATGGCTAGAGATGGCGAGGGATATGAGCAGATCGCGTCCACGGCTGCTGATGTGCGGGTAGATGAACGGGGGCCTTAAAAATCTATATCCAAAGTGCGCGGGGAAATAATTTTacaaaattggagaaaaaaaaacaaagaaaaataccAGAAAAACGGCAAATACGATACCaacgaaaacaaaaacactgGAAAACACCAACCAAAGACATAAAGGGGAAGAAGAACggcaaaactttttttgtttccaATGCGAAGACTTCTTTGGACACTATTCCGTCAGATCAGATAGATGATTTGTCCACAAGCTTGCACGTATAATGAATGCCCAGCTGTCGATGGAGAACATTGGCGATCTGCACGGTGTGGGCCATGAACCAGTGCACACGGCGGAGCTGATGAGCGACAGTCCTCATCACAGGAGCACGGTACCCCATCGCAGCAACCTGTCAGCCCACGCACGCTCAATGGGCATGGCAACAATCCTGGACAGCGGCGACTATCACCACCATCGGCCCCCGGAGCACGGACTAGCCAGCCACCTGCACCCGGCCATGACCATGGCGTGCGAGGCTCCCCACGGCATGAGCATGAGCAGCACCTACACCACGCTGACTCCCCTGCAGCCGCTACCTCCCATCTCCACCGTCTCGGACAAGTTccctcaccaccatcatcaccatcaccaccatcatcctccCCATCATCACCAGAGGATCCCGGGCAATGTGAGCGGGAGTTTCACCTTGATGCGGGACGACAGGGGTCTGGCGTCGATGAACAACATTTACTCGCCGTACCACAAGGATGTTACCAGCATGGGACAGAGCCTGTCCCCCCTGTCGGGCTCCGGACTAGGTGGCATCCACAACTCGCAACAGGGACTGCCGCCGTATGCACACCCGGGAGCCGCCATGCCCACGGAGAAAATGCTCACACCGAACGGATTCGAGGCACACCATCCTGCCATGCTAGCCCGGCACGGTGAGCAGCACATGTCCGCCTCCTCGGGAATGGTGCAAATCAACGGGATCCACCACCACCCGCACGCCCACCTCAATGCTCAGAGCCACGGACAAGTGCTAGGCTCCGGCCGTGAACAAAACCATTCCTCGGTGCCTGGTTCACAGGTCAACAATGGAGGCAATTCGGGGCAAATGGAAGAAGTCAATACCAAAGAAGTAGCCCAGCGGATCACTACTGAGCTGAAACGGTACAGTATCCCCCAGGCCATTTTTGCCCAGAGAGTGCTCTGCCGATCACAGGGGACCCTATCTGACCTGTTAAGAAACCCCAAACCCTGGAGCAAGCTCAAGTCTGGACGCGAGACTTTCAGGAGAATGTGGAAGTGGTTGCAAGAGCCTGAGTTCCAAAGAATGTCCGCGCTCAGGCTCGCAGGTGAGGGAACACTAGGTAAacacaccttttttttctttctctcccttcattGATAAATTGTTTGAACTGTCCACTTGCCTTTGTTTTGGTTGTCAAAATGCATGACCGTTTTATTTCTTCCCATGAAACACAGATGGTCTACACATGTGGCTgaactgtgctgtgtggtgttttgAACACGAGTGGGGGTGTGGGGCTGTATTTTTCTAATATCGATCGTGGATTTTTCTGTAAAGTGATTCAGTAGTCAACAATCGTTAAGAATGGCTGttatttgaccagcattgtgatgTTTTGGTTTACAAAACTTGTAGTATTTGGTCTTTACATCCTGGCCTCTTAATTTAGGCAAAATGTACAATATTTTTCTAAACATGGCCAAGCACGTTGAACGCTCTGATTGGGGGCTGTGTCCCTCGCTGCGGTCAGCTCCATTGTCTCTGTGTGATGGTAGGCTACAGAGAAAGGATAATAGGCGGGTGGATGGCCTGTTTTGGTAACGCTGTTCTCTTTCTGTAAGCCACTAATGTCACTTGGTAAAATATGAAATTCAGCTGGCCCATCATTGCGTAAATGCCGGTTGCGTAAAGTGGTAATGTTCTTTTGTGTGGAAGATTGTGAGAGAGCTTACCACTGCGGCAGGACGGTACGGTGGATGTTTAGGATTGTCTGTGCACTTGACTCTGGTCTGGTGGCTGTGGTGACACGACagtccatgtgcatgtgtctatgggTCTATTTGCATGGAAGGTGTTTAAAGGCAATGGTCATCAGTGAGGTTTTGGTAATCAACTATTGAGTCTCCATTAAGGTGTCTCAAGAGAATCACAGTCGATGTGAGTGCAGGTCTGGGGCACACGGGTGACTGTCTACTAGTGCAGAAGTCTAGACAGTCCTGTACTTCTATAGCAAGGGAATTGCTTGTTGTTGAACCTAGAGTCATCGTTGTGATTTTCTTATGTCTTGTGGCGCAAGAGAAATAAAAATAACGTTTCCTCTTTCATTAGAACCACCTTCTACGCAGAACCAAAACAAGCTTGATTATTGGAAAATctcgctcactgtgtgtgtgtgtgtgtgtgtgtgtgtgtgtgtgtgtgtgtgtgtgtgtgtgtgtgtgtgtgtgtgtgtgtgtgtgtgtgtgtgtgagagagagagagagagagcaagtattGATGGTATAATGAAAGTTTATGATGAATATTGAATGTTTTGCCTTAAATAGCACGAAAATTCAAAATAAATAGCCTGGCGACATAATTCCAAATAATTGACCAATTATTGATAATCAGAGTTGTTTTCAATCATACAATTCATTGAAATAATTACGCCCTACCTTGCTGAGGCCTAGACTTCATTCATTTGCATTAATCAATAGGTCTACTATAAAAAGCTCAGTGGCTATAGCCATAGGCCatagttttgttgtttgttgtggtacCGGCCCAAAACACATCTAAATAACAGCTGAGTTGTCGTACTATTTTCAATGCACGTTAATAACATTACACATTTGCTGGACGCAGCCTGCCCGGtcatattttgtaggcctacggtAAAATCAAACTTGTCTGTGTAACTGCATGAAAATGGATCGATTTTTCGATTCAAAAGTTGTATTCTCCCTAGATTAAATATATCAAGAGTGGGCCTAAATAGTTCAAATTCGTTTGCCTTAATTAACCCAGTATCTTCTGTTTCAATTCTGTTCAATGCAGATAGGCTTATAGGCTTACGTAAAACCATACGAGgtcattttaatttaataaatcaCTGTTGATGTGGCCGTCCATTTACATATGGAATAAAAGTGATATAAAGGGTCCTACATTATTACTCATTTATATGCGTGCATTTTCGATTGCAACAGGGACAGCACTTTTTTGCTGAATTATTTCGGAATTATAGGCTATATTGTATTACACTATTTTGACCtaaatgtttattatttttttttactttgtgagCAGGATCGATCGGCCTTCGTCGACAGCAGTTTTCATTCCTCGGAGGAATTTGGTCTGATTTTGGCGCACTTAGCATGAACTGCGTTTTGATACAAAACTCTGgctcaactaggcctacattcgATGCTGACTTTTTGAATAGGCTAATTGTAATAGAACTATTTAAGCATGTCTCCCCGTAAGTCTACTTGAGTGACCGGGCCCTTCATTTTGATTTTGCCGTCTTGGTTTATTGGTGAATGGATTATTTCCATAATAAATGACAACGTAGACTTACGTTCGATGTTGACTTCTTAAACAGGCTAAATGTAATAGAACTAGGCTACAGTAAGCATGTCTCCCCGTAGGCTAGCTCAGTGTCTGTGCCCTTTATTTTGCCCTCTTGGTTTATTGGTGAAGGGATTATTTTCACAATAGATGACAACTAGACTCAAGACCACACCATAAAACGTGAAGTGTGTAGGCCTTACCTAAatatttttaataaataaataaataaataggctacataaataAAACCATTTAGACGAGGTGATTTTAGGCTTggttaatgtaggcctaggcttgcACATTCATGAAATTAGTGCCAGACTGTTTAAAGTTCAACGGAATGGCATAATGCAAATCATTTGTAACAATATTTCATTGCATAACATTGTGTTGGGCCTACAACTCTTAAGTTAACGAGCAGGTTCCACTATTAAACTACACTATAATCTTTTTAACAGGGCTTGCAGACACTCGAGAATAATGCACTGGTTTTGTTTTGAGTATTGGCCACTTCATACACCCAAGCAGCTCCTAAGCTTCCCATGTTTGcagagtaggcctatgcaaataatggtccccagctctctctctctctctctctctctctctctctctctctctctctctctctctctctctctctctctctctctctctcgctctctctctctctctctctctctctctgtgtgtgtgtgtgtgtgtgtgtgtgtgtgtgtgtgtgtgtgtgtgagagagagagagagagagagagagagagagagagagagagagagagagagagagagagagagagcgcattcgTTGTAACACTGATTGTCTTGTTGCATTGTGAAATTGGTGGTTCTAGTGGTGTGTTCAGTTATCTCAGCTTTGTATAATGATTTGCAGGCAAACAGTGACCATCTGATCGTTTGTGTTCGCACTGGGCCGATAAAGAGGTGCTGTGTTATTTTAGCTGATCGCTGGGAAAATACCCTACCTGAGTTCCTGAAGCTTCCGTTGTCAGCGTGGCCTTGTATGGCTTTTGATTTATAGCAACTGATACAGGACCTCATTTGCTTTTGTTAATGTTTATCCAAACTGGAGACACTCGTGCTTGGTTATTTTCTGACTTCCTGAACATCATTTCTAGATAGAAAACTATGTTAGCATTAAAATAGTGAATTGTAAATTATTCAAATAAATGTAGCCTAATGAATGCGCCATTGAAGACAACTgaagatattttttttaatcatgaattCCAGTTAATGTCATTGTGCACGTAAACATGGCTTGGATCTTGGGCCTGTTCTTCGCTTTTTTCCATCACGTGCATattttaataggcctattcatatttttatttttcatttcaggtaggcctatagaCCTTTCATACCTAAACATATCGATTTCTTTTTGGGGGGAAGACAACAACCGGATCCCTTTGTACCTTCCTCCTTACGTGGTGCTTGGTCGACCTCTAGTGGTCGAAATGAAGGGCCACATTGTTTGGAACGTCTTTTATGGCCTTGGTCTTTATACTCACGGGAGGAGTAGGGCATACAGCTTTAGTTTGCAGGTCTCCTCACACAGGTTTGTGATTATTTTGCTGTTAAGACAGTGACATGCGAAACACGCGCTGGATGCTTTTAGGGGTTTAACCtgctttcagcaccatggacagcaccgCGGTCACCGTCGAGGTTAACAGACAAACGCGCCTGAGTCCAGCCATTTATTGGTGGCCTGTGTGGTTTTATATCACAAATTTAAGGCCTCCACACATTGTGAGAGCGTGAGACCAAGAAGTCCCAGTTCCTCTTGTAAGTGAGGCTTATGtgatttgtctgtttgtttgagtTATTTTTGATGGCTAGGCTAACCTGCATAGAGAAAGTACCCTCGCTTCAATCTAGGAAAATCTTATCATCTCGTTTTACATATGCATATATGAATTTTAATTCCCTAATTAAATTCTAGCTAGTTTGGATGCATCAATTGCAGTAAGCTGATGCTGATATGTATAGCTGGAGCTAATGTGTGTAactaaattgtaggcctatttggtcccAGGTTGCCTGAAATGAACTCACTAATGGTAACTGACTATGAACAGAGTTGATTTCGGAGTTGTCATCATAATACTTATTTTAACCTATGCCATTGGTCTGTCATACGATTACAAATAAGAACATTATTAAAAAGAGAATTGCAATTCTACAATGTATCATGTTTATTCAATATTCTAATGAAGGCGGGGGAAAGCTAACCATATTAGCATTGATTAGTAACCTAGCTACATTAgcaacacttcagcaccacatagcTATACTGTATTTGTCAGAGCTACTGGTTAAATTAGCTCAATTAGATCAGTTCCTATTAGAGCATCAGTTGAGATGGAAAACTTATTAGTGAAATCACACATGATTGCACATGGTAGAACCACATGGTTTGGGTTTGGAATATCACATGTTTACTTGTGGAATCTGGGCTACTCGTGCTTTGATTGCTGTTTTTATTGATACAGTTTGGTGTCTCTGTTTGATTGTGCAATCATgcaattataaaaaaaaatatcctgtgtaCTGTTAATGGTGTGTATATGACTGTCCTTAGTTTATTTCTATAGTAAGGTATAATACTTTACCTTGCATGAGTTACCTCATCTGCTTCATCGTGCATTCCCTTCCTGTTATggatgtgtgtatctgtatgtctgtctgtctaccagtctatctgtctgtgtgcatcttgGATTGATGTTTCGATCGGCTTGGTGTGATATTTCTATGTGTGTCCCAGGTCGGTAACTTAAGACTAATGGTTTGATTGGTGATGTGCAACATTGGCATCAATAACTTTACATTGGTGTTTTGATTGGTGATGGTGAGGTGCAATGTATGTACCTTCAGACTTTCTTTGTTGatggacagtaggctatatgcatTTCTAGGTGCAGttactttctttttgtctttagACTGTTGTTTTGATTGGTTTAGCTTTCATGTATCGATCAAGACAGCTGTTTTGATTGATGATGTGTGATGTACCTTCATATCTTAATACATTTACACTGTTGATTTGATCAGCAATGTGTAACGTATGTGCTTTTAGACTGCTGTTTTGGTTGGTGTTATATACTATATACATAGACTGTCGTTTTGATCATTGGCAGGGAAATGTACTGTAGCAATGTGCTTTTAGGCTTGTTTTGATTGAtgagatttaaaggtgcactgtgtaggatggcggccagagtaggtattgaaacTCTGTTTGTTTAATCTGTGCtatcttttgccaaatttgatcttttcatgaatgttaagaaagtaataaactaacattaactagtatgaccaaagtatagtaagttcTGCAGGTAAAAACGTCAAACGAAAcgaaaattcaaaatggttgacatggagctgatccaccttttcatgtattttcCCAGTGATAATGGATGCTTAAAATTTGATagtggtgataagtatttgtgaaaaaggtaacatttgtgaattagcagcatggattctggaaataaactactaagtaTCCATCTTTTTATTTAAATCTCTGTTTGATTGCTGAGGTGTAACATCCAAATCTGTTatattcccttcccttcccttcccttccctccccttcccttcccttcccttcccttccctccccagcCTGCAAGAGGAAGGAGCAGGAGCATGGCGGGGGCAAAGGGGaccgtggtggtggcggcggcggcagcctTGCAAAGAAGCCTCGTCTGGTCTTCACCGACGTCCAGCGCCGGACTTTACACGCAATATTCAAGGAGAACAAGCGTCCGTCCAAGGAGCTCCAGATCACCATCTCCCAGCAGCTGGGCCTGGAGCTGGCCACCGTTAGCAACTTCTTCATGAATGCGCGGCGGCGGAGCCTGGACAAGTGGCAGGACGATGGCTCCCACCACTCGGCCAACTCCAATTCCTCATCCAGCACTTGTACCAAAGCATGAAGGAGGAGTACGGGGGCCTATACGGTTATATAGGCCACAGTGactgaaacacaaaaaaaacctttcgGTGGAAAAGCTTTAACTAGAATAAACCAAGAAAGAAAGATgacaaacaaacaagagaaaacccTCTAGACAGCGAGTTTGCCCTTAAAACTTGTACAATACTGATATTTATAATacccaaagaaacaaaaaaccaaAGACTTTGTTTGACCTGTTGTGTTGAAAGACCCTTGCTCTGCAACACTTTCACGTCTGATGTACTGCAAAAAAAGGTTACTCTGAAATCACAGTGGTACCATAAGCCCACATCTCTACTGCGCCCTGCCTCCCACTGTCACTGTCATCTTTCAACGTGActggttcaaatggacattattttgtttgtttccctTAACTGTCTCAGC is a genomic window containing:
- the onecut1 gene encoding hepatocyte nuclear factor 6 — translated: MNAQLSMENIGDLHGVGHEPVHTAELMSDSPHHRSTVPHRSNLSAHARSMGMATILDSGDYHHHRPPEHGLASHLHPAMTMACEAPHGMSMSSTYTTLTPLQPLPPISTVSDKFPHHHHHHHHHHPPHHHQRIPGNVSGSFTLMRDDRGLASMNNIYSPYHKDVTSMGQSLSPLSGSGLGGIHNSQQGLPPYAHPGAAMPTEKMLTPNGFEAHHPAMLARHGEQHMSASSGMVQINGIHHHPHAHLNAQSHGQVLGSGREQNHSSVPGSQVNNGGNSGQMEEVNTKEVAQRITTELKRYSIPQAIFAQRVLCRSQGTLSDLLRNPKPWSKLKSGRETFRRMWKWLQEPEFQRMSALRLAGEGTLACKRKEQEHGGGKGDRGGGGGGSLAKKPRLVFTDVQRRTLHAIFKENKRPSKELQITISQQLGLELATVSNFFMNARRRSLDKWQDDGSHHSANSNSSSSTCTKA